The nucleotide sequence ACAGCAGAACCTCGTCGGCAGCCTGTCCTTCAACGTACAGGACCCACATTGGCTGGTGTATTGCGCCCTCGGTGGCCATCAACATGCCGACCTGCCGGAGACTGATCTGCTGACCGGCATCAGTGTGCTGGAGCTGTATTCACAGGCCGCATGAAAAAACGCGCAAAAAAAACCTGTGGGAGCGAGCCTGCTCGCGATAGCGGTGTCACATTTGAAATCAATGTGACTGATAAACCGCCATCGCGAGCAGGCTCGCTCCCACAGGTGGGGTCCGTCCAGTGCGGAGTTTACTCAGCCAGCACCTGACCTATGGTCGGGTCCTTGAACAGCCGGGTCAGGGCGTCGCTCAACACATCGCTGACCAGCTTGGTATTGGTGTCCTGGTTAGGCGCCATGCCGAAACGCTGGTCCAGCGAAGCACCATAACGACCGCTGTAGCGGCGATTGGCGTTCTGCACGTCGGAGCGGAAAGTCGCGCCGATGGTGGCTTCGGTCACGTACATGCCTTCCTTAGGCGATTGGTACTTGAGTTCGGCCAGGGTCACGGTCAGTTGCGGTGCATTCATCGCGTTCGCGGTAGGGGTGAAACCCAGCAAACGCACTGCGGCTTCAGCCTGGGCCTGCAGCTTGGGCAGGATCTGCGCGCCCTGCACCGTGATCACGCTGGTTTCCGGATACAGCCCGCCACGGGTGCCGAGCGTCGGCGACGGACGACCGTCCACCACCCGCACCACCACCGGCTGGCCATGACCCACAGGCGCTAGCTGGGCGTTGAGCTTGGGTTCCGGGTTAAGTTGTTGCGGGCTGTGGGCGCAGCCGACAAGGGTCAGACTGGTCACAGCGATCAAACCGAACAACAGGCGTTGCAACATGCTCTTCTCTCCAGAATCGGGCACTGACAGACCCGCAGTATAGCGGTGCGCCATCGCGGCGAACCAGCCGAATGAATACTGAAATTTCTGACATGTGCCGCCCATACCGGTTCCTGTCACCCCTTTGTCACGGTCCTTACACCGGCATGTCATGGCTCGCTGTCAGGCTGTTCATAACTTCCCCGACACGGAAATCCGACCATGCGCCTGCTCATCTCCCTGTTCACCCCGCGCCCACAGCACCGCTGCTTTGCTCTGCTGGATCGCAACGGTCACTGCCAGGCGTTCAAGCAATGCAGCCTGCAACCCATGGGCGAAGGCTGGGTGGAAATCGAAGAAATCCGTCTCAACTGGCTGCACCAGCCTTTGCCCGCCAGCGCCCGCGTACAGCCGCTTCGCTGTCGCGCGCGCAGCCGTCAGTTGTTGGCCATCTGACCGAACGGCTAATAAAAGTCATTAAACACGACCATTTCCCTGCGTTTCTTCGTTACAATCTCCCCCCGATTATAAGGACGTCTCCTGATCGGGCCTCGCAACACCGCTGATGCGCTTGTATTGGCAACCCGCATCGCCCACAGAGAGCCGCCCACACAGATCGAGTGAAGCTGGCGCGCCCACTGTTTCCGGGCAAAATCACCACTTTTCGCGAATCTGCAGAGCTGTCATTACGCTCGGTCACTGAGCTGTCTGCCCGTTTTGCCTGTCATGTATTGCATGGGGGCAAACAATCCGGACACGGTGCCTGGCTGGGACAGCCCTTTTTTGAGGTTCACGTCTTCAAAAGAGCGTGAAAAAACGGGTTTTCACAACTTCACAAGAGTGTGGCGAGCAAATGAAGAGTTTTGCGTCTGAACAAGCACCATTGGCGTCTGGAACAGCCCAACGACACAGGACCGGATATCGCTCAAGAACCGGCGCCTGAAGCCTGTCCGCTACGGATTTGGTTGCACGAACGGATGTCTCGGCCATAAGTCGAATTGCCCGCCCGGCGCTTAAATGAGTTCATGTGACTCTTGAGGCCAGGCTGCATGCATCCGTAGCAGTTGCAAAAAATTGCGAAGATTCGGACATGGCGATCCTGGCCATGGGTACCTGGGGCGCAACCGACCTGCCCCGTCACTCCTGGCCGCTATGCCGACAATTTGGTGCTGCAGATTTTGGAGACGCGTTAAATGGCGCATAACGAAGCAGTCGATGTAGTTCTGGTAGGGGCCGGCATCATGAGTGCCACCCTGGCCGTGCTGCTCAAGGAGCTCGAC is from Pseudomonas sp. B21-056 and encodes:
- a CDS encoding YajG family lipoprotein, whose translation is MLQRLLFGLIAVTSLTLVGCAHSPQQLNPEPKLNAQLAPVGHGQPVVVRVVDGRPSPTLGTRGGLYPETSVITVQGAQILPKLQAQAEAAVRLLGFTPTANAMNAPQLTVTLAELKYQSPKEGMYVTEATIGATFRSDVQNANRRYSGRYGASLDQRFGMAPNQDTNTKLVSDVLSDALTRLFKDPTIGQVLAE